The genomic segment GTTTTGACATTTAAATGCTACCTTTAAGCACTATCCCCTaataatatttgtaacattAGTACAACTTTGACCTGGTGAAGCCTCTAAAAGCTAATCGCAAAGCTGCTGCGAAACAAGGTGTAGATACTTAGtaggtttttttttcttctagttTTGCTCTTGTAAAATTGTTTCAGGCCTGATCTTATGTAGTTATGTGGGATCTGGAGATGTTTAGGAGTGCAGTATACGATTATGCACAGCTGTATTGAGGCTCGTGACAGGAGTACAGTGGAGTGGAACAGCGTTGCTGCTGCATGAAATTATTATTCTATACAGCATTATGCACAGCTGTATGGAGGCTCATGTTTAAAATGTTTTGGCTTGCTCATATAGTAATTTGCCCAACTGTGCAAGTATGAGCCGCAGAAGGGCTACCAATTACAATTGACTTAGTCTGTGAGGCCTTGAAGGTCTGCATGCCCTTTGATATTAAGGCCTCCATTACGTCTAACTAAACCGACTTTGTTTTCTAGAATTTGACATATTATCTTACATTGATTCAGTGGCTTCATGAGAGTTGTTTTCTTGGAACTTCAAAATCTTGAGAGTTCATGCAAAGACTTGTAAATTCACCATTAACTGTGTTCATTGTATGTGTCTGTTatgtttcctttttttttttttttttctctttattggTTTTTGAGTTTCGAATTGGCTAGATCCTAACTCTTGTCacttgttataatttttttcagttTGACATGAATCCTAGTGACTTTAACAAATTATGCTATGGTACTTTTTTCAGGTGCTGGTTGGTGTAAAGTTTCTACGCTCTTGGCCATTCATAGGTCGATTGCGTATATGTTTTGCTGAACCTCCATACTTTCAGATGACTGTCAAACCAATCTTCAACCATGGTCTTGATGTAACTGAATTACCTGGAATTGCTGGTTGGCTGGTAAACCTCTTTCCATAAATTATGTTTCAACTTTCAGTCTGGTGTCTTATCAGTTTACTCACTCTCTTTCCTGTCGACTTTTCTTGATGATAAACTTTTGGCTCTCAGGATAAGCTGTTGGCTGTTGCATTTGAAGAGACACTTGTGGAGGTAATTAGTTCTTTTTTACAATCTACCCACTGTTGTATTGTTGTGTCGAAAGTTGggtgtttattttgttattgaGGTCTATTAACTAGTACTAAAAGATACATTTAAATAATTTGGCAGCCCAATATGTTGGTTGTAGACATGGAGAAATTTGTATCGCCTGAGCCTGGTAAGTTATTCAGTATATATCTCTGCAGTACCTATACTACCTGATAGGCTCGTTCACAGAGGCATAGTTGTATTATTGGTGAAGAATTATTTATGTATGAGAGCACTTTTGTTGGTTTTCTCTAATGAAAAGGAGATGATTAGAATTCAGAGCACTATTTGTGGAAAGAGGAGAAAAACTGAAAACTATGCAAGTAACTTTTTTGATTATAGTCTTTCTATTAGACCCTATCTCTGCGATAATGCAAAAATAAGGTTTCGGTCATGGTTATTGTAACGGTTGTGAAACGGATAAGACTATATTTCGGTTGTGTTGTAGAACAAATGAGAACTCACCAAAAGACTAGCCTAGTTGGTGAGATAGCTCATTTACTCTCTAAACCCCACATTAGTTGCCCATACAATCAATGTGAGACAAAGTCCCATAACCTTGTAATAGCCTCAAATCCATTTCATGACATTCGAATCCCCATAAGGCCTGACGTCCTCGTTCGTAAAGCAGACTATCACTTTGAATTGGATCCTTGTTGGTCATGGCTACGTTGGTCACGAATAGCTTAACTCAAACCACTTCTCTGAGTCAGCTCTGACACCATTGTTATAGAACACACGAGAGAACTCTCCCAAAAGACTAGGAGTTGAGAGAGCCCATTTACTCTATAAAACCCACATTAGCTGCCCATAGAATGATGTGGGACAAAGTCCCATAACCTTGTAATGGTCGTAAATCCATTGCATTATAGTTTTCTTCAAAAGCTTTACAATATCGTCCCGATACAGTGATgcaactgttttttttttttttttttttttttttttttttttttttttcactatgGCCTTTTTGGACATGGTTGAGTtcataagattttttttatggaTAGTGATAGGCCCTAAGAGTAGAGCTTTCAAAAAGAATTGCTTGCCATATGATGGTGATGTGGATAGAGGAAGTGAACATGACAAGTTGTTTTTGAGAGGAGGTCGGGAGTGGCGGCAGCAGTGTCGggttaaaaatgttaaaagttaACCAAATTGAAATTTACATTGCTATTGTTCTAAAATCACACGCAATAACTATAAGTATCTCCtattttacttttctttaaaaatttaagattCGGTACAGATCAATGTAAATCAGtataattcaataattattCATTGCAATATGTTTTTATAACCCTCCTCCATTCTCTTTTTTGGTTTTTGGAATACATGCACTATTTTTAAGTGATGAGTGTGTTCCAAATTCTTACCCAACATTTGTACAAAAGGCTGCTTTCAGGACTCAAACACATTATCCTTCAGTCACACGATGCTGAGATAGTGAAATGTAGCTGTATATTTGAAAATATAGCCACGTGGTTTCTTCTTTCATTGTCGATGCGTACATCAAGAATGTTAATCTTTTATACTTTCACTAAAacgtatttaaaaaaataatggcAAGATACTTATTTATATAATACTAAAATCAGTATACAAGAAAGAAATCCCCAAGAAGCTTTGGTTATTATCATGAAACATTCAGAAAGCAAAAGGAAACCTTAATCTCTCAGAATATAGATCTCGGACCCTCAACTTGATTTCCCTTTTGGCTAACAAGGTTTTAGCTTATCCAGTTTTATACTGGTATGTTGATGTATATTTATACTTTCCTCATATTGTAAAATCTTGGGTCCAGGCAGTCATAGTAACGGTCGCAAAATGGCCTTCACGGTCAATGCAGCTGTTTGCAGTTTTACACCATGGTTTCCCTTGCAaaacttataagttataacaacTTAAGCATCAAGATGTTTTTCCAAACGGGTGCGTTTTGCAATCCATTTCGTAATTGTTGTGGATGAGTAAGCAATCTGTAGATAAGACCATGTGTATGCCAATTTGAAGTTTCTTAAATCATCCAAGAAACAAAAAAGCAACAAAGATAATTTAAGCACCATAGGGAAATTAAAATAACTCTTAACTAATGTAAAGCAATCTCACACAACTAGAAAAGCCATTACCTATGAACTAAATCTAAAAGTGAAGagatattaattttgaattagagAGGGGCTGGAACCAGAAAAATAGCTCGTGGCAACCAAACTAATACATCAAGAGAGAAGACAGAGGTAAGGAGACTAAAGTGACGAAGAAGAGGCTACAGTTTTCCTTCCCCTTAGTTGTGCAAATGTGTAATGTAGTGGAGTTTTTTTATCTGAACTTGTTGCAGAGATTTTCTTAATTACAGTTACATTTGTATTGAACTTTTATAAGATGAATAGGTAAAGACCAAAGCATGTAAAGAAAGCATGACGTGCGATCAATATGTTCATGGCCTTTCAGTTTCATCTGTGCTCTCTTATTGACATGCAAATTTTCTTTGAGCTAGTATGAATTCTATTTTTCATTTGCCTTCTCATATTTTCTATGGAAGAATTGTGTGTATGTGTAATATTGTATAACAAAAATTCTTTCATAAGGACAATAATAAACTTTACAAATTTAGTGGATTGTAGTAATATGCTCCCATGTTTGTCTGAATTGAAAATATAAGTAAACtttacaaatttattattctttataAGCAGAAAATTGGTTCTCTGTGGATGTGAAAGAACCTATTGCTTATGCAAATGTGGAAGTTATTGAAGCAGCAGAGCTAAAGGCATCAGACCTAAATGGTCAGTCCCCATTCTTACGTGTGCATGAAGTGTTTAAATGAGTATAGTAAATGAATTGTTAAAAGGAAATTTAACTTCAAATACGTTGACAGGTTTGTCTGATCCCTATGTGAAAGGACATCTTGCTCAGTACAGATTTAGGACTCAGGTACAGAGAAAAACATTGTCTCCAAAGTGGCAAGAGGAGTTCAAGGTTCCCATTTGTTCGTGGGATGGACTAAATATACTAGCGATTGAAGTCCTTGACAAGGACCGTTTTTCAGTTGATGATATTATTGGGTTAGTCTTCAATCTCTTTGCTCCCTAATTCATTTTAATGATAATTCAATAAACGTAACAATGGAATTGCGTATTGCTCGATTTTCCATGTTTAGGTTGCTCTAAACCCAGTCCATAAGCATTTGGCTGTGGCCTGTGGGTTGCcagatttttatcattttagcTCATACGTCTCCtgtttttgttgtcttttaCAGAAATTATTCATTGAACATCAATGATTTTAGGGATGGCCATAGGCATGACATGTGGCTGGCACTTGAGAATGTCAAGGTTGGAAGATTGCATCTTGCTATCACTGTTGTTCGGGCGGATGGCaaggtaatttttatttgttccaTATCACTGTTTACTACCATGTtacattttttcatttatatcacTTCAAATACAGTAGAGTGGTTATTCAATATTCCGTATTAAGAAAGATGCTGGCAGGATAAGGAACAGAGGATTGGAGAAGTAAAGATTGTGTCCGAGAAAACTGTATCACTTCAGAACGAAATTGCCGAGAAACGACCTGCCTCAACTGCAAACCCACAATTGGTTTCTGATACATTTGAAGCAATTGATATTGAAGGCCAGAAAGAGACAGGAATTTGGGTCCAACATCCTGGAAGTAAAGTTTCTCAGACATGGGAGCCTAGGAAAGGAAGGAGCAGATACGGTGATACTGAGATCCTTTCTGTGGATACCCCAAGATCATCCTTGCCGATTGACAGTAGTAGTGATGAAAGTAAGGACGATCACAACAATAAACGCAGCAATATACTTCAAAGAGGCCTCGGTAAACTATTCCACAGGCATCAAGAGAATGAAATTCCTACCAAGACTGCTGGGattgatgatttctcatcgCATGATAATGTCAAAGCCGCTCACATTAAAAAGGTAGGAGTAAACCTTGTAGTGGATGATGAATTTTCTGGACCTCTTTGTTCTGAAGGAAAACCCGGAGGAGGTTCAAGTAATGAAGGAAGTGGAGCAGATAATTCGGGCAAATGTGATGTAAAGGGTAAGGCTAAAAACATGTTGAAGAATGCTAAAAATTCTGCACGGCGTTTGAAGCAGACATTTTCACGGAAAGGATCCAAGAAGAATATGGATACTCCAGAAGTGGGGATTCCTTTGGAAACCGATTCATCCGAAGGCGACTCATTATCGTCCTCTCTTTACGGTCAATCAGTTGAAGGCGTTCCCATTTGTTCAAGTTCCATCTCAAGACGGGCTAATGACGAGTCAGAGTTAAAGGAACCTGTTTTGATGAATGACCCTAATAAGGCTACCCTTGATGTGTCTTTTTGTAAGAGTAGTGATAGTATGGGCAGTGCCGAAGGAGATCGAGGGTTGTCTGTTGAAAAACCTTGCAACCAGAATCCTTCTGGAGATGTGTAGAGGAAAGATGGTCGAGATACATTCTTCTGTCTGGAAAGCTGTAACATTGTGCGTGTATAATACAAGTCTTCTCTGAAGTCATGTTGAAGGCTGTCCAATTTTCATAGTACCCTGGTTTCCATCACTGATGTTCATGTACTTGATTAAGGTGACCCAGGGATtatagtttttctttttcattatgTATATTATGCAAAAGCTTCTTTTATATAACAAAATGATTTGTATAAAGATATAGACATACAGATCATCGTTCATAGCAAACTCAACTCGGTTTATCTCGCAACGGTTGCTTGTTACAAAATACATtcacaattttttcttttttaaatgcatttttttttattacagggTAGGCTGAGGGGAAGGGGGAGCTAAGTGAGAATCAGATCCAAGTGGTAACACCGCCCCCTTTCCCTTTTGCCCTTGCTCAACTACTCATTCTCTAGCTGATTCACTTATTCCGAGTCATAAAtctaaataaaattcaaaatacgAATTACCTCGGGACATTCTCTACTCACTGACACGATACACTTCTTGGTCCGCATATAGTGGAAAATATGCAAAGACTGTTAGGTCGTCACTCAAAAGCAAAGAACGACGTTACCTGAGTATGGTGTCAAATGAGCAACGAATCGATAGGTTTCGAACATAAAAGGTTGAAGAAAACCGAAGGTGCTAAATTAAGGTTGGGATCTTGGACTAACAATTGAAATCAGGAAGTATTTGCAGCTAGTTCATTCTTATCTTATGAAAATCTTTTGAATTTCAAAGGGTACAAGACACCAGTACTCCTTtctattcactattattgtctcattaaatttTACACTTTATCTAATCCAAtacattattttaattctaaatatctATAATtttatatgcttaaaattataaaaagatattaataaaattaattacattgagacgaatcaaacaaaatttcactgAACTATATTGTCAGATTaggaataaaatacaaattatatgaccagaaaatagtgaaaatgccaTAATAGTGAATAGGAcggactatttttttatttactaatttCAAACTTTCAAACTTCTTTACCAGTATGAGCTGTAATATCAGAGAAATGAATTTCAGAGAGAATTCCTAGATGTTTCCACTGTCCTtgaacttttttgtttttggtaggCTGAGGAAAGAGGTGGAGGCTAGCAAGATTAGGCCGGGGAAGGAGAGGGGTTGGTACGTTAAATAATGTTGACCATAAATAGACAAATATTATCCACGTTGACTTGAATTTATTTGTAAGGCTTAGCTTGTATTTGCTATGCACATCAATCATGACTcacttatttttctattttcactTCTTTCCACATTGAATTGCAGTACTTCAACAGTTTGTGTTAATCTCTTAAAATGAAGCCATTAAAGTGTTGGATCAAACAGAAGAAAACAAAGGAATGTGAAGACAATTTCATAAAGCAAGGAAACTTGCTTCAAGAAGAGCTTATTGCCTTCTGTAAAGGGAAGAATCTTCCCATTCATTTATTTTCAGCTAAACAAGTAAACAAAATGAGCTATTTCGCCCATGATGATATGCTCAGTGACGATGCTTCTTTCCAACTATACCGAGGAACCATAGAAGAAAATAACAGACCTGTTTGCATCAAGAAATATTACTGCACAAATCCCTTCATCGGTATACAAGGTATTATCAGAGAAATCGTTATCGCAACACAAATGAGAATGCACGGAAATTCTCTCAACTTATTGGGGTGTAGCCTTGAAACTGAAACCCCAGTTTTAGTCTTTGAGTTACCGGATCAAGGATGTCTCAGAGATCATATTTTCAGGCAACAAGGATCACTGTCATGGAAATTGAGGCTAAAAATTGGATATGAGATTTCGTATGCTCTTACTTACCTCCAAACTAGTTTTCATAGGCCTATAATTTTTCGAAACCTGAGCTCGAAAGATGTATTTTTGGACAAGGATTATGTAGCCAAGCTTACTGGGTTTTATTTCTCGGTGTTGATCCCAGAAGGCGAAGATCATGTGAATGATGCAATAGTCGGAACAGTAGGGTATGGTGCACCAGAGTATAGTAGATCAGGAAGGTTAACTGAAAAAACTGATGTATATTGTTTTGGAGTACTACTTTTCGAGCTGTTGATTGGCGTGTGGAATCATCAATATGGAGGGTACAGTCTTCAACTTCTTCGAAAAATCAAAGATTATGGGCAAAATATTGAGATTGAAATGATTATAGATCCTAAAATTTTAGAAGAAGTAGAGGAAAAGGGTATGCGACAGCATTTGAAAGAAGTACTTGAGATTGCTGTGATTTGCACTGCTGATGATGAGAATCACAGACCAAGTATGGTTGATATTGCCAGTAAACTCAAGATAATTTTGTGCTCAACTTAGCTTTTAGTTCTGCCCTATTCTTATTCATGTATATCATTTC from the Amaranthus tricolor cultivar Red isolate AtriRed21 chromosome 12, ASM2621246v1, whole genome shotgun sequence genome contains:
- the LOC130828739 gene encoding C2 domain-containing protein At1g53590-like isoform X2 yields the protein MVVTEISMIHHVGIVFILIWLFNSYNCCHPLLYLVSLIYLYQIHERYVMRLRRKLQFKEKKASNQRRKRAVVQHLYLGRTPPLFTDIRVLRDSTEDDHLVLELGLNFLTADDMSAILAAKLRKRLGFGIVAKMHLTCMHVEGKVLVGVKFLRSWPFIGRLRICFAEPPYFQMTVKPIFNHGLDVTELPGIAGWLDKLLAVAFEETLVEPNMLVVDMEKFVSPEPENWFSVDVKEPIAYANVEVIEAAELKASDLNGLSDPYVKGHLAQYRFRTQVQRKTLSPKWQEEFKVPICSWDGLNILAIEVLDKDRFSVDDIIGNYSLNINDFRDGHRHDMWLALENVKVGRLHLAITVVRADGKDKEQRIGEVKIVSEKTVSLQNEIAEKRPASTANPQLVSDTFEAIDIEGQKETGIWVQHPGSKVSQTWEPRKGRSRYGDTEILSVDTPRSSLPIDSSSDESKDDHNNKRSNILQRGLGKLFHRHQENEIPTKTAGIDDFSSHDNVKAAHIKKVGVNLVVDDEFSGPLCSEGKPGGGSSNEGSGADNSGKCDVKGKAKNMLKNAKNSARRLKQTFSRKGSKKNMDTPEVGIPLETDSSEGDSLSSSLYGQSVEGVPICSSSISRRANDESELKEPVLMNDPNKATLDVSFCKSSDSMGSAEGDRGLSVEKPCNQNPSGDV
- the LOC130828739 gene encoding C2 domain-containing protein At1g53590-like isoform X1, translating into MVVTEISMIHHVGIVFILIWLFNSYNCCHPLLYLVSLIYLYQIHERYVMRLRRKLQFKEKKASNQRRILTDSETVKWLNYAIEKIWPICMEQIISQRIFLPIIPWFLQKYKPWTVKRAVVQHLYLGRTPPLFTDIRVLRDSTEDDHLVLELGLNFLTADDMSAILAAKLRKRLGFGIVAKMHLTCMHVEGKVLVGVKFLRSWPFIGRLRICFAEPPYFQMTVKPIFNHGLDVTELPGIAGWLDKLLAVAFEETLVEPNMLVVDMEKFVSPEPENWFSVDVKEPIAYANVEVIEAAELKASDLNGLSDPYVKGHLAQYRFRTQVQRKTLSPKWQEEFKVPICSWDGLNILAIEVLDKDRFSVDDIIGNYSLNINDFRDGHRHDMWLALENVKVGRLHLAITVVRADGKDKEQRIGEVKIVSEKTVSLQNEIAEKRPASTANPQLVSDTFEAIDIEGQKETGIWVQHPGSKVSQTWEPRKGRSRYGDTEILSVDTPRSSLPIDSSSDESKDDHNNKRSNILQRGLGKLFHRHQENEIPTKTAGIDDFSSHDNVKAAHIKKVGVNLVVDDEFSGPLCSEGKPGGGSSNEGSGADNSGKCDVKGKAKNMLKNAKNSARRLKQTFSRKGSKKNMDTPEVGIPLETDSSEGDSLSSSLYGQSVEGVPICSSSISRRANDESELKEPVLMNDPNKATLDVSFCKSSDSMGSAEGDRGLSVEKPCNQNPSGDV
- the LOC130828739 gene encoding C2 domain-containing protein At1g53590-like isoform X3 produces the protein MANLYGADYFSEDFSSYYSLVSAEKRAVVQHLYLGRTPPLFTDIRVLRDSTEDDHLVLELGLNFLTADDMSAILAAKLRKRLGFGIVAKMHLTCMHVEGKVLVGVKFLRSWPFIGRLRICFAEPPYFQMTVKPIFNHGLDVTELPGIAGWLDKLLAVAFEETLVEPNMLVVDMEKFVSPEPENWFSVDVKEPIAYANVEVIEAAELKASDLNGLSDPYVKGHLAQYRFRTQVQRKTLSPKWQEEFKVPICSWDGLNILAIEVLDKDRFSVDDIIGNYSLNINDFRDGHRHDMWLALENVKVGRLHLAITVVRADGKDKEQRIGEVKIVSEKTVSLQNEIAEKRPASTANPQLVSDTFEAIDIEGQKETGIWVQHPGSKVSQTWEPRKGRSRYGDTEILSVDTPRSSLPIDSSSDESKDDHNNKRSNILQRGLGKLFHRHQENEIPTKTAGIDDFSSHDNVKAAHIKKVGVNLVVDDEFSGPLCSEGKPGGGSSNEGSGADNSGKCDVKGKAKNMLKNAKNSARRLKQTFSRKGSKKNMDTPEVGIPLETDSSEGDSLSSSLYGQSVEGVPICSSSISRRANDESELKEPVLMNDPNKATLDVSFCKSSDSMGSAEGDRGLSVEKPCNQNPSGDV
- the LOC130828740 gene encoding serine/threonine-protein kinase ZRK1-like, whose protein sequence is MKPLKCWIKQKKTKECEDNFIKQGNLLQEELIAFCKGKNLPIHLFSAKQVNKMSYFAHDDMLSDDASFQLYRGTIEENNRPVCIKKYYCTNPFIGIQGIIREIVIATQMRMHGNSLNLLGCSLETETPVLVFELPDQGCLRDHIFRQQGSLSWKLRLKIGYEISYALTYLQTSFHRPIIFRNLSSKDVFLDKDYVAKLTGFYFSVLIPEGEDHVNDAIVGTVGYGAPEYSRSGRLTEKTDVYCFGVLLFELLIGVWNHQYGGYSLQLLRKIKDYGQNIEIEMIIDPKILEEVEEKGMRQHLKEVLEIAVICTADDENHRPSMVDIASKLKIILCST